A window of the Juglans microcarpa x Juglans regia isolate MS1-56 chromosome 5D, Jm3101_v1.0, whole genome shotgun sequence genome harbors these coding sequences:
- the LOC121265843 gene encoding soluble inorganic pyrophosphatase 4, translating to MVPPIETPNKTYDAHHAPHPPLNERILSSMTRRSVAAHPWHDLEIGPGAPTMFNCVVEIGKGSKVKYELDKKTGLIKVDRVLYSSVVYPHNYGFIPRTLCEDNDPMDVLVIMQEPVLPGCFLRAKAIGLMPMIDQGEKDDKIIAVCADDPEYRHYNDIKELPPHRLAEIRRFFEDYKKNENKEVAVNDFLPASAAYEAIQYSMNLYADYIVESLRR from the exons ATGGTTCCACCTATAGAAACTCCAAACAAAACTTATGATGCTCATCATGCCCCACACCCTCCTCTAAACGAGAGGATACTTTCATCCATGACGAGGAGATCTGTTGCTGCACACCCTTGGCATGATCTTGAGATCG GACCCGGAGCTCCAACTATGTTCAACTGT GTAGTTGAAATAGGGAAAGGAAGCAAGGTGAAATATGAACTTGACAAGAAAACTGGATTGATTAAG GTTGACCGTGTGCTTTACTCATCAGTTGTGTATCCTCACAACTATGGCTTCATTCCTCGTACTCTTTGTGAGGACAATGATCCCATGGATGTCTTGGTTATCATGCAG GAGCCAGTTCTTCCAGGATGCTTTCTTCGGGCTAAAGCTATAGGCCTCATGCCTATGATTGATCAG GGTGAGAAAGATGACAAGATAATTGCTGTTTGTGCTGATGATCCCGAGTACCGACACTACAATGATATCAAGGAGCTCCCACCACATCGTTTGGCTGAGATCCGCCGTTTCTTTGAAGACT acaagaaaaatgagaacaAGGAAGTGGCGGTCAATGACTTTCTGCCTGCCTCTGCTGCCTATGAAGCAATCCAGTACTCCAT